A stretch of the Nitratifractor salsuginis DSM 16511 genome encodes the following:
- a CDS encoding pilus assembly FimT family protein encodes MKEARQRKGVTLLITLSVIAAMLALIAVLFGYLQEARDKADSQAALIQSDLIRADVQNFLEKYLKGHPTKSAMRNLYASPVVIMEKEGNYNLTAQCTPLLDRIPLVWLGRNEDGKYQRYYHLALGLFERLAEQAELKEPERLLAMLEAELRGRHLSLGVSDDLDARPFSMTPALFHNLLDDYRFLADDPHVYRIEWSNYFLIQTPGKVPQKLDKDFLNPQTVAYLFNIDPAIVKEDYRLGDLDKFLRSIGEESKRYDWLMGKLPQANVHCELLYSFREGRYNISFDYSKQRILNFELAK; translated from the coding sequence ATGAAAGAAGCACGGCAGAGGAAGGGGGTGACCCTTCTCATTACCCTTTCCGTTATCGCCGCCATGCTGGCACTGATCGCCGTCCTCTTCGGCTACCTCCAGGAGGCACGGGACAAAGCCGACTCCCAGGCAGCCCTGATCCAGTCCGACCTGATCCGTGCCGATGTGCAAAACTTCCTGGAGAAATACCTGAAAGGCCACCCCACGAAAAGCGCGATGCGAAACCTGTATGCCAGTCCGGTCGTCATTATGGAAAAAGAGGGCAATTACAACCTCACAGCCCAATGCACCCCTCTTTTGGATCGTATCCCCCTCGTCTGGCTAGGAAGGAACGAAGACGGCAAGTATCAACGGTACTATCATCTGGCGCTTGGACTTTTCGAGCGGCTCGCCGAGCAGGCGGAGCTCAAAGAGCCGGAACGGCTCCTGGCAATGCTGGAGGCGGAATTGAGGGGTCGTCATCTCTCCTTGGGAGTTTCCGACGACCTGGATGCCCGCCCTTTCAGTATGACCCCCGCTCTCTTTCATAATCTGCTGGACGACTATCGGTTTTTGGCCGACGATCCGCATGTCTATCGAATCGAGTGGTCCAACTATTTCCTGATCCAAACCCCGGGCAAGGTACCCCAAAAGCTGGACAAAGATTTTCTCAATCCCCAAACCGTCGCCTACCTTTTCAATATCGATCCGGCCATCGTCAAAGAGGATTATCGCCTCGGGGACCTGGACAAGTTTCTACGCTCCATCGGTGAAGAGAGCAAGCGTTATGATTGGTTGATGGGAAAGCTGCCCCAAGCCAACGTTCATTGTGAACTCCTCTACAGTTTTAGAGAGGGACGCTATAATATCTCTTTTGATTACTCCAAACAAAGGATCCTCAATTTTGAGTTGGCAAAGTAG